The bacterium genome includes a region encoding these proteins:
- the pruA gene encoding L-glutamate gamma-semialdehyde dehydrogenase: MSNAFYQSPYPINEPVLDYAPGSKEKEDFLATLTKMKSQQDKICMTINGEKVSTSNTIDMVSPYNLKQTIGQYCKGNQEHVEQAVSAALAAKNSWENMPWQDRAAIFLKAADLISGPYRHQMNAATMLCQSKNIYQAEIDAVAELADFLRFNVHYMTQIYQDQPQSSDTVWNQMEYRPLEGFVFALTPFNFTAIAGNLPSCPAMLGNTVVWKPAESQIYSAALTMKIFEEAGLPKGVINLIFVSGKDAGEVIFNHADFAGLHFTGSTEVFQNLWKTIGNNIQNYKSYPRIVGETGGKDFVMVHPSANPEQVVTALSRGAFEFQGQKCSAASRAYIPESMWPTVKENLQADVASMKMGSPEDFSNFVNAVIDEKAFDKIAGYIDTIKKSNDAQIIAGGEYSKEEGYFIQPTVVVANDPHFLSMEEEIFGPVLTIYVYKDADYDQTLQLVDQTSPYALTGSIFAKDRHIIEKSSKALKYAAGNFYINDKPTGAVVGQQPFGGARGSGTNDKAGSILNLYRWLSPRTIKESFTAPSNYRYPFLG, from the coding sequence ATGTCTAATGCATTTTATCAAAGCCCTTACCCTATCAACGAACCCGTTCTTGATTATGCTCCTGGGTCTAAAGAAAAAGAAGACTTTTTAGCAACCTTGACCAAAATGAAGTCACAGCAAGATAAAATTTGCATGACCATCAATGGGGAAAAAGTTTCCACATCTAACACCATTGACATGGTCTCTCCTTACAATCTAAAACAAACAATTGGACAGTACTGCAAAGGTAATCAAGAACATGTAGAACAAGCAGTTTCCGCTGCATTAGCTGCAAAAAACTCTTGGGAAAATATGCCTTGGCAAGACAGAGCAGCCATTTTTTTAAAGGCAGCTGATCTTATCAGTGGCCCTTATAGACATCAAATGAATGCAGCAACCATGCTTTGCCAATCAAAAAATATTTATCAAGCAGAAATTGATGCTGTTGCAGAACTTGCTGATTTTTTACGTTTTAATGTGCATTACATGACGCAAATATATCAAGATCAACCACAAAGCAGTGACACCGTATGGAATCAAATGGAATACAGACCCTTAGAAGGCTTTGTTTTTGCTCTTACACCTTTTAACTTTACAGCCATTGCAGGTAACTTACCCAGCTGTCCGGCTATGTTAGGCAATACTGTGGTTTGGAAACCAGCAGAAAGCCAAATCTATTCAGCTGCCTTAACCATGAAAATTTTTGAAGAAGCTGGCTTACCCAAAGGGGTTATTAATTTAATCTTTGTTAGCGGTAAAGATGCCGGTGAGGTTATTTTTAATCATGCTGATTTTGCTGGTCTTCATTTTACTGGCAGTACTGAAGTCTTCCAAAATTTATGGAAAACCATTGGTAATAACATTCAAAACTACAAAAGTTATCCAAGAATTGTAGGTGAAACCGGCGGAAAAGATTTTGTCATGGTTCATCCCAGTGCCAACCCGGAACAAGTCGTTACGGCTTTATCAAGAGGTGCTTTTGAATTTCAAGGTCAAAAGTGCTCGGCGGCATCACGAGCCTATATACCTGAATCCATGTGGCCTACCGTTAAAGAAAATTTACAAGCTGATGTTGCTTCCATGAAAATGGGATCACCTGAGGATTTTTCTAATTTTGTCAATGCAGTTATAGATGAAAAAGCGTTTGATAAAATTGCTGGCTATATTGACACCATTAAAAAATCTAATGACGCGCAAATTATTGCAGGTGGTGAATACAGTAAAGAAGAAGGTTACTTTATTCAACCCACGGTTGTTGTTGCCAACGACCCACATTTTTTAAGCATGGAAGAGGAAATTTTTGGTCCTGTATTAACCATCTATGTGTATAAAGATGCTGACTATGATCAAACACTACAGCTTGTAGATCAAACCTCTCCTTATGCCTTAACTGGAAGTATTTTTGCCAAAGATAGACATATTATAGAAAAAAGCAGCAAAGCCCTTAAGTATGCTGCGGGTAACTTCTACATCAATGATAAGCCTACTGGCGCAGTGGTTGGACAACAACCTTTTGGTGGAGCAAGAGGCTCAGGAACCAATGATAAAGCCGGTTCCATTTTAAACTTATACCGATGGTTATCACCCAGAACCATTAAAGAAAGTTTTACTGCACCAAGCAATTACCGTTACCCCTTCTTAGGCTAA
- a CDS encoding TIGR02466 family protein: MAIHTFFPSYVYQAALQDKGATAFNKTLLKECYQVKDYDIEGQEWSKNAYIGGYTSYSSMDNLHQFSSTFHDLESAIRPHVQKYLKKLHYDISIKQLGMTDCWINIMPAAVTHSQHIHPLSLISGTYYVQTPKNSAAIKFEDPRLSRMMACPPKKNTCPNKDLNHISISPKAGDLILFESWLGHEVPASHNKKDRVSISFNYAWT, encoded by the coding sequence ATGGCCATACACACATTTTTTCCAAGCTATGTTTATCAAGCTGCCTTACAAGATAAAGGGGCAACTGCATTCAATAAAACTCTGCTGAAAGAATGTTATCAGGTTAAAGATTACGATATAGAAGGGCAAGAGTGGTCAAAAAATGCTTATATAGGGGGCTACACCTCTTATTCTAGCATGGATAACCTGCACCAGTTTTCTTCTACCTTTCATGACTTAGAAAGCGCAATCAGACCGCATGTGCAAAAATACTTAAAAAAACTGCATTACGATATCTCAATAAAACAACTGGGAATGACGGACTGTTGGATCAATATTATGCCTGCAGCTGTCACCCACAGCCAGCATATACATCCCTTGTCATTAATCAGTGGAACCTATTATGTTCAAACTCCAAAAAACTCAGCGGCCATCAAGTTTGAAGATCCACGTTTATCAAGAATGATGGCCTGCCCACCAAAAAAGAATACCTGTCCTAACAAAGATTTAAATCACATCTCAATAAGCCCAAAAGCAGGTGATCTTATCTTGTTTGAGAGTTGGCTTGGACATGAAGTACCGGCGTCTCACAATAAAAAAGACAGGGTTAGCATTAGTTTTAACTATGCTTGGACATAA
- a CDS encoding Crp/Fnr family transcriptional regulator codes for MFMENSAAYKACHAHNKVSCLTCPSRMNGIFSDLAEKHLKQLDLHKSNHHYKKGQTIFYEESDCPGVFCIVSGQVKLVKNGAEGKETLYKIISPGEAIGVYDVISKQSCNVTAIAMQDSELCLVDKNFISSLIQQNSDLALKVIQQMTQDLHDFENRLNDIQNKDVQQRIAKLLFILNSTHGKDTENGRYLDIQLTRSDMAAMVSTTPESVMRALSEFKTMGYVKLVAKKIYIKKIEDIRQVAEV; via the coding sequence ATGTTTATGGAAAACAGTGCAGCCTATAAAGCATGTCATGCACACAACAAAGTCAGTTGTTTAACCTGCCCATCAAGAATGAATGGTATTTTTTCTGATCTGGCAGAAAAGCACCTTAAACAGCTGGATTTACATAAAAGTAATCATCATTACAAAAAAGGTCAGACCATTTTTTATGAAGAAAGTGACTGTCCAGGAGTTTTTTGTATTGTTTCTGGACAAGTCAAGTTGGTTAAAAATGGTGCTGAAGGAAAAGAAACACTGTATAAAATCATAAGTCCAGGAGAAGCGATAGGAGTCTATGATGTGATTTCAAAGCAAAGTTGCAATGTTACCGCCATAGCCATGCAGGATTCGGAACTTTGTTTGGTGGATAAAAATTTTATAAGCAGTTTAATCCAGCAAAATTCTGACCTTGCCTTAAAAGTTATTCAACAGATGACGCAAGATTTACACGACTTTGAAAACAGACTGAATGATATTCAAAATAAAGATGTACAACAAAGGATAGCCAAACTTTTATTTATTCTCAATTCCACGCACGGTAAAGATACAGAAAATGGTCGTTATTTAGATATTCAGCTCACCCGCTCGGATATGGCAGCTATGGTTTCAACTACACCAGAGTCTGTTATGCGAGCGTTATCTGAATTTAAAACCATGGGTTATGTTAAATTGGTAGCCAAAAAGATTTACATAAAAAAAATTGAAGACATAAGGCAGGTTGCTGAAGTTTAA
- a CDS encoding sulfite exporter TauE/SafE family protein gives MEHGVHHAAELTSYSSFFVLGFLTSFHCVGMCGPIAMLFISDNDSAVKESIKYNFSRLISYIVIGTVLYFIGASFLTPQLKKISAVFLIIVILSNSLFKLFSTPLFIKKLFIQLQSSAIKVFPKKHKSVGVGLFSGIFPCGMLYAAYIAALTTPNIKTALVSLSIFAIGTMPMLFGVNILGLKFFKSLSRKNQQYVYHALAGVSLLFIFMMNFMHSHGGAHNH, from the coding sequence ATGGAACACGGTGTACACCATGCAGCTGAATTAACCAGTTACTCTTCTTTTTTTGTACTGGGCTTCTTAACAAGCTTTCATTGCGTTGGTATGTGTGGCCCCATAGCCATGCTTTTTATCTCTGACAATGACTCTGCAGTCAAAGAAAGTATAAAGTATAATTTTTCGCGTTTGATTTCCTACATTGTTATTGGAACTGTACTTTACTTTATTGGCGCTAGCTTTTTAACACCGCAGCTTAAAAAAATAAGTGCTGTTTTTCTGATCATTGTCATATTAAGCAATAGTCTTTTTAAACTTTTTTCTACCCCTTTGTTTATTAAAAAACTGTTCATCCAGTTGCAAAGCTCAGCCATAAAAGTATTCCCTAAAAAGCACAAAAGCGTTGGTGTGGGTCTTTTTTCAGGTATTTTTCCCTGCGGCATGCTTTACGCGGCTTATATTGCTGCTCTAACCACACCCAACATTAAAACAGCCCTTGTAAGCCTAAGCATTTTTGCAATTGGAACCATGCCTATGTTGTTTGGCGTTAATATTTTGGGTTTAAAGTTTTTTAAGTCTTTATCTAGAAAAAACCAACAATACGTTTACCATGCCTTGGCAGGCGTATCTTTACTGTTTATTTTTATGATGAACTTTATGCACTCTCATGGAGGGGCACACAACCATTAA
- the ccoG gene encoding cytochrome c oxidase accessory protein CcoG produces MQSPEYTHKSSIQKDGSRPKIRLADVKGFFTRFKNKTFTLIIIIFFVIPLLKFGGERFLLLQVDQRVFNIAGFVFNAQDVYLIFFIVTGLAFSLFFITALFGRVWCGYLCPQTVILEGVYRKIERWIEGPKNQQLILEKSAWNKEKIMKKGLKYFLYALVSLLFAFGFISYFVPHSYYIDLWQHGPSTHPNVFLWGLILSFIFYGNFAWFREQLCLIICPYGRLQSALTDDDTFVIGYDEKRGEPRGKLKDENRGACIDCGRCVVVCPTGIDIRQGMQMECIGCANCIDACDEIMEKTNQPKGLIRYDSYNGFNGEKTKLLRPRIYVYMVLLLIGFLVFSVFLRNRQNFEANLLRLSDRPYILEAGQIRNAFEIHIINKSAQEQRYTIDVESEQKQLESIMPFKSIVLKKNEDKRIPLFLVLNKDMYKKEFEVNVKIHVDENEKKVPIKFLGPNTLK; encoded by the coding sequence ATGCAATCGCCAGAATATACACATAAATCATCTATTCAAAAAGATGGGAGTAGACCTAAAATAAGGTTGGCGGATGTTAAAGGTTTTTTTACCCGATTTAAAAATAAAACCTTTACACTTATCATTATTATTTTTTTTGTTATTCCATTGCTTAAGTTTGGTGGAGAACGCTTCTTGCTTTTGCAAGTTGATCAACGGGTTTTCAATATTGCAGGCTTTGTTTTTAATGCCCAAGACGTATATCTGATCTTTTTTATTGTTACCGGTTTAGCCTTTTCTTTGTTTTTTATTACGGCTCTGTTTGGACGTGTCTGGTGTGGATACCTATGTCCACAAACCGTTATTTTAGAAGGCGTTTATAGAAAAATTGAGCGTTGGATAGAAGGTCCAAAAAACCAGCAACTTATTTTGGAAAAGTCAGCTTGGAATAAAGAAAAAATAATGAAGAAGGGGCTCAAATACTTTTTGTATGCTTTGGTTTCTTTGTTATTTGCTTTTGGTTTTATTTCTTACTTTGTTCCGCACAGTTATTATATAGATCTATGGCAGCATGGGCCCTCAACCCATCCAAATGTGTTTTTGTGGGGATTAATTTTAAGCTTCATTTTTTATGGTAACTTTGCTTGGTTCAGAGAGCAGCTTTGCTTAATCATTTGTCCTTATGGTCGATTACAGTCAGCGCTCACCGATGATGATACGTTTGTAATTGGTTACGATGAAAAAAGAGGAGAACCTAGAGGAAAGCTAAAAGATGAAAATAGAGGCGCCTGCATAGACTGTGGTCGATGTGTTGTTGTTTGCCCTACCGGAATAGATATACGTCAAGGTATGCAAATGGAGTGCATAGGCTGTGCAAATTGTATTGATGCTTGTGATGAAATCATGGAAAAAACCAATCAACCCAAAGGGCTTATTCGTTACGATTCCTACAATGGTTTTAATGGTGAAAAAACAAAGCTACTGCGACCAAGAATCTACGTTTATATGGTCCTTTTACTTATTGGTTTTTTAGTGTTTTCTGTTTTTTTAAGAAATCGGCAAAATTTTGAGGCCAATTTATTAAGGTTGAGTGATAGACCATACATACTCGAAGCCGGTCAAATTAGAAATGCTTTTGAAATTCACATAATTAATAAATCTGCACAAGAACAACGTTACACTATTGATGTTGAGTCAGAGCAAAAACAACTTGAAAGTATCATGCCTTTTAAATCAATTGTCCTAAAAAAGAATGAAGATAAGCGTATACCTCTGTTTTTGGTTTTAAATAAAGATATGTACAAGAAAGAGTTTGAAGTGAATGTTAAAATACATGTTGACGAGAATGAAAAAAAAGTTCCCATAAAGTTTTTAGGGCCTAATACCTTAAAATAA
- the ccoN gene encoding cytochrome-c oxidase, cbb3-type subunit I, whose product MNSKEIHFDDSIVRQFSWATMIWGAVGMLVGVIVALQIAFWQTNFGPYLSFGRLRPLHTNAVIFAFVGNMMFAGIYYSTQRLLKTRMASDLLSKLHFWGWQLIIVLAAITLPLGLSQSKEYAELEWPIDILVVIVWVIFAINFFWTLAKRREKHIYVAIWFYIASIVTVAILYLVNNMSLPVSLTKSYSVFSGVQDALVQWWYGHNAVAFFLTTPILGIMYYFVPKSVERPVYSYRLSIVHFWALVFMYIWAGPHHLLYSALPSWAQSLGVIFSVMLWAPSWGGMINGLLTLRGAWDKLRTDPVVKFFAAAITFYGMATFEGPMLSIKSFNGLVHSTDWIIGHVHGGALGWNGFMAAGMLYWLIPRLYGTKLWSKSWANFHFWIGLFGILLYVAAMWASGLTQGLMWRALNAEGTLLYPNFLEAITKSHLMYMMRLIGGTLYLVTFIMMIINLFKTARQGQATDYKIQVVEEEKAEEDLSWKKIVFSPISMVVILGLVLMFGLLTKSLLHYFVWIGLAIIFTVAAIFTFLSARKEKVSWHRALEGKALLFTVFTLIAVLIGGMAQIIPAVMVDKAVPMKHKASVYKPLELVGRDIYIREGCNNCHTQMVRSLLSESMRYGHKSEAWEFANDFPHLWGSKRTGPDLARVGKKYPNLWHYKHMINPRSTSPGSNMPSYEFLEHSKADYSSLTYKMRALKKLGVDYSQDMINNAEQLAAEQAQSIVDDLLAQDEVDTSADSELVALIAYLQKLGVDRKNIKE is encoded by the coding sequence GTGAACAGTAAAGAGATTCATTTTGATGATTCGATTGTAAGACAGTTTTCTTGGGCGACCATGATTTGGGGTGCTGTAGGGATGTTGGTTGGAGTGATTGTGGCTTTGCAAATCGCTTTTTGGCAAACCAATTTTGGACCGTATCTTAGCTTTGGTCGATTAAGACCTTTGCATACCAATGCTGTGATTTTTGCTTTTGTAGGTAATATGATGTTTGCTGGGATTTATTATTCAACGCAACGGCTGTTAAAAACACGGATGGCCAGTGATCTGTTGAGTAAGTTGCATTTTTGGGGTTGGCAACTGATCATTGTTTTAGCGGCAATAACTTTGCCCTTGGGCTTGAGCCAATCTAAAGAATATGCTGAATTAGAGTGGCCTATTGATATTTTGGTGGTGATTGTTTGGGTTATTTTTGCCATTAACTTTTTTTGGACCTTGGCCAAGCGTAGAGAAAAGCATATTTATGTGGCAATCTGGTTCTATATTGCATCTATCGTAACTGTAGCTATTTTGTATTTGGTTAACAATATGAGTTTGCCGGTTTCATTGACCAAGTCATACTCTGTTTTTTCAGGTGTACAGGATGCTTTGGTTCAGTGGTGGTATGGACACAATGCCGTAGCGTTTTTCTTGACCACACCTATTTTGGGTATCATGTACTATTTTGTTCCAAAGTCTGTTGAGCGTCCTGTGTACTCGTATCGCTTATCCATTGTTCACTTTTGGGCCTTGGTTTTTATGTATATTTGGGCAGGACCGCATCACCTTTTATATTCAGCACTTCCTAGTTGGGCACAAAGTCTGGGTGTGATTTTTAGTGTGATGTTATGGGCACCCAGTTGGGGCGGAATGATCAACGGTTTATTAACCTTGCGCGGGGCATGGGATAAACTCAGAACAGATCCAGTGGTCAAATTCTTTGCAGCAGCCATTACTTTTTATGGAATGGCAACCTTTGAAGGCCCCATGCTATCTATTAAATCATTCAATGGATTGGTTCACAGTACAGATTGGATTATTGGTCATGTGCATGGCGGCGCTTTGGGTTGGAATGGTTTTATGGCTGCAGGAATGTTGTATTGGTTAATCCCGCGTTTGTATGGCACCAAGCTTTGGTCAAAATCCTGGGCTAACTTTCATTTCTGGATTGGCTTATTTGGTATTCTACTTTATGTAGCTGCAATGTGGGCCAGTGGCTTAACACAAGGTTTGATGTGGCGTGCACTTAATGCTGAAGGCACGTTATTGTACCCTAACTTTCTTGAGGCTATTACCAAAAGTCACTTGATGTACATGATGCGTTTGATCGGTGGTACTTTGTATTTGGTCACCTTTATCATGATGATCATTAACTTGTTTAAGACAGCCAGACAAGGGCAAGCCACTGACTATAAAATTCAAGTTGTTGAAGAAGAAAAAGCTGAAGAAGATTTGTCTTGGAAAAAAATAGTATTCAGTCCAATTTCTATGGTGGTCATTTTGGGCTTGGTGTTGATGTTTGGGTTGCTAACCAAAAGCTTATTACATTATTTTGTATGGATAGGTCTGGCGATTATTTTTACCGTGGCAGCCATCTTTACCTTTCTCAGTGCAAGAAAAGAGAAAGTCAGTTGGCATAGAGCCTTAGAGGGAAAAGCCTTACTGTTTACGGTTTTTACCTTGATTGCGGTTTTAATTGGTGGCATGGCACAAATCATTCCTGCCGTTATGGTTGATAAGGCCGTACCCATGAAACATAAAGCATCTGTATATAAACCCTTGGAATTGGTTGGGAGAGATATTTATATACGAGAAGGCTGTAATAACTGTCACACGCAAATGGTGCGTAGCTTACTGTCTGAAAGTATGCGTTACGGTCATAAGTCTGAAGCTTGGGAGTTTGCCAATGACTTTCCTCATCTTTGGGGATCAAAGAGAACAGGTCCAGACTTGGCAAGGGTTGGAAAAAAATATCCAAACTTGTGGCATTATAAGCATATGATTAACCCAAGATCTACTTCACCAGGCTCTAATATGCCCAGCTACGAGTTTCTTGAGCACTCTAAAGCAGATTATAGCAGCCTTACATATAAGATGCGTGCCTTAAAAAAACTTGGCGTTGATTACAGTCAAGACATGATCAATAATGCTGAACAGCTAGCGGCTGAACAAGCACAGTCTATTGTAGATGACCTTCTTGCACAAGATGAGGTTGATACATCTGCCGATAGTGAGCTTGTGGCATTGATTGCATACTTACAAAAACTGGGTGTCGATCGCAAAAACATAAAGGAGTAA
- a CDS encoding universal stress protein, protein MNFKNILLPIEFNDTSKLFLKELLHTHEFTESNFYLLNVVDISDTYLYSGRHLGIPANLSDEIAEAAKQDMEVIKKEFFYEKGNSKISTHVRKGLSISEEIVDFVKNNDIDLVIMPSHARKGLQRMFLGSVTEQVLRDCPCPVLTVRNRDV, encoded by the coding sequence ATGAATTTTAAAAATATTTTACTTCCCATAGAGTTTAACGATACATCTAAACTTTTTTTAAAAGAGCTGCTCCATACCCATGAGTTTACTGAATCCAACTTTTATTTACTCAATGTGGTGGATATCTCTGATACCTATTTGTATTCTGGTAGACACCTGGGGATCCCTGCCAATCTATCTGATGAAATAGCTGAAGCGGCCAAACAAGATATGGAAGTGATAAAAAAAGAGTTTTTTTACGAAAAAGGAAACAGCAAGATATCCACGCATGTTCGCAAAGGTTTAAGTATTTCTGAAGAGATCGTGGATTTTGTAAAAAATAACGATATCGATCTTGTGATCATGCCTTCGCATGCAAGAAAAGGTTTGCAGCGAATGTTTTTAGGCAGTGTCACAGAACAAGTATTACGTGATTGTCCATGTCCGGTCTTAACGGTCAGAAACAGAGACGTTTAA
- a CDS encoding heavy metal translocating P-type ATPase metal-binding domain-containing protein yields MAQVLKKHNEALEVQPEQCLHCELPIPRSIQLKKSQEYRFCCTGCEHVYGLIHELGLKNFYQLKDADFNPFVKDDLRKNNLEGFETFYAEHKQRLIFHVEGIQCSACVWLIKKVAKKHDLKVNVNTVASSIHIINQTPDFEKTKEFLKTIQSLGYNVSFEEKVTHKNRGLLIRLGVCTLLAINIMGLNFAIYTGLNKQDGLLYDFVQALIMGFATVSFFVGGSYFFKKTFRAIKNKIFHFDIPITLGIVLSFFGSWAAFFLGYAEKTYFDSMSVFIALMLLGRFLQERWLEKSRASILNSVNFKGLKVLKLLSDKTLDSIDFSEVKKGDKLVLRSGDIVPTESKVIDPNLLEFDYQWISGESDVIHQSKGDVVCAGARYIGLQMIHLESLENFENSRLKTLSSTVSQSEYGGEISSLDFSKYYTLFVLLLLTLSFSYNIMNNGFEQAFLSVVTISVITCPCAIGITLPIVQFILQQKLFSKGVYIQNGQTLSAIAKITAIVFDKTGTLTFLNKKISKSPSYHQLANEEKTVLFSAVAQSKHPFSQQIFNRLLEEGLTLLDLEVTEKIGEGLFFTFKGQHYYLGKDKTSDEPLVVFMKNQKKLCDFKFSEVLLKDSEAVIKDLKQTNKLYLLSGDKKAAVLKVAKKLHINEENVRYECLPQEKLDWVRKRLSQEKTLYLGDGLNDLEAMQAAYISGASLSQSLVAASSASFSFKPFSLLWLKDFFECGKVWKKLVYFNYSLALVYNVLVAGLATVGWIGPLEAAIIMPAFSIAVLVISSKQIKKT; encoded by the coding sequence ATGGCACAAGTATTGAAAAAACACAATGAAGCGCTTGAAGTGCAACCTGAACAATGTTTGCATTGTGAATTGCCTATTCCAAGGAGCATACAGTTAAAAAAGAGCCAGGAGTATCGTTTTTGTTGTACAGGTTGTGAGCATGTGTATGGCTTGATTCATGAATTAGGGTTAAAAAACTTTTACCAACTCAAAGATGCGGACTTTAATCCTTTTGTAAAAGATGATTTGCGTAAAAATAATTTAGAAGGTTTTGAAACATTTTACGCAGAACACAAACAGAGACTGATTTTTCATGTAGAAGGTATCCAGTGCTCAGCCTGTGTTTGGTTGATAAAAAAAGTAGCTAAAAAACATGATTTAAAAGTTAATGTTAATACCGTCGCTTCAAGCATTCATATCATTAATCAGACCCCTGATTTTGAAAAAACCAAAGAATTTTTAAAAACCATTCAATCTTTAGGCTATAATGTTTCGTTTGAAGAAAAAGTTACGCATAAAAATAGAGGACTGTTGATTCGTTTAGGTGTTTGTACGCTGCTTGCGATAAACATCATGGGACTGAATTTTGCCATTTATACCGGGCTAAATAAACAAGACGGACTATTGTATGATTTTGTGCAAGCTTTAATTATGGGCTTTGCAACGGTTTCATTTTTTGTTGGAGGGAGTTATTTTTTTAAAAAAACCTTCCGTGCAATAAAAAATAAAATTTTTCATTTTGATATCCCTATTACTTTGGGCATTGTACTTTCCTTTTTTGGCTCTTGGGCAGCATTTTTTTTGGGTTATGCAGAAAAAACATATTTTGATAGCATGAGTGTGTTTATAGCGTTGATGTTATTGGGACGGTTTTTACAAGAGCGTTGGTTAGAGAAAAGTAGAGCAAGTATATTAAATTCAGTTAATTTTAAAGGCTTGAAAGTTTTAAAATTATTATCCGACAAGACTTTAGATAGCATTGACTTTTCTGAGGTTAAAAAAGGAGACAAACTGGTTTTAAGATCAGGGGATATCGTTCCTACAGAAAGTAAAGTCATTGATCCGAATCTTTTAGAGTTTGATTACCAGTGGATTAGTGGTGAAAGTGATGTGATTCATCAATCAAAAGGTGATGTGGTTTGTGCTGGAGCAAGATACATTGGCTTACAGATGATCCATTTAGAAAGTTTGGAAAACTTTGAAAACTCCAGATTAAAAACGTTATCATCTACAGTCAGTCAATCCGAATATGGTGGAGAAATTAGTTCTTTAGATTTTTCCAAGTACTACACTCTTTTTGTTTTGCTATTGCTCACACTATCTTTTAGCTACAATATAATGAATAATGGCTTTGAACAGGCTTTTTTATCTGTTGTAACCATCAGTGTCATCACTTGTCCTTGTGCAATTGGGATAACTTTGCCTATTGTACAGTTTATTTTACAGCAAAAGCTTTTTAGTAAAGGGGTGTACATACAAAATGGTCAAACATTGAGTGCAATCGCAAAAATAACGGCGATCGTATTTGATAAAACCGGGACGCTCACTTTTTTAAATAAAAAAATCAGTAAAAGTCCATCATATCATCAACTAGCCAATGAAGAAAAAACAGTGTTGTTTAGTGCAGTTGCGCAAAGCAAACATCCGTTTAGTCAGCAGATTTTTAATCGTTTGCTAGAAGAGGGATTAACTTTATTGGATCTTGAAGTGACAGAGAAAATTGGTGAAGGGCTATTTTTTACTTTTAAAGGGCAACACTACTATCTAGGAAAAGACAAAACCAGTGATGAACCTTTGGTTGTGTTTATGAAAAATCAAAAAAAGCTTTGTGATTTTAAGTTCAGTGAAGTTTTACTTAAAGATAGTGAAGCTGTCATTAAAGACTTAAAACAAACTAATAAACTGTACCTTCTTAGTGGAGACAAAAAAGCAGCGGTGTTAAAGGTTGCAAAAAAACTTCATATCAATGAAGAAAATGTTCGATATGAATGCTTACCGCAAGAAAAGCTAGACTGGGTAAGAAAAAGGTTAAGTCAGGAAAAAACCTTGTATTTAGGGGATGGTCTCAATGATCTTGAAGCCATGCAAGCGGCATATATTTCTGGCGCAAGTTTGTCACAAAGCTTGGTGGCTGCAAGCAGTGCAAGTTTCAGCTTTAAACCTTTTTCATTATTGTGGCTAAAAGATTTTTTTGAATGTGGAAAAGTATGGAAAAAATTGGTTTATTTTAATTATAGTTTAGCTTTGGTGTATAACGTGTTGGTGGCAGGGTTAGCTACAGTAGGATGGATAGGACCTTTAGAGGCGGCAATCATCATGCCCGCTTTTTCAATTGCAGTCTTGGTGATTTCATCCAAACAAATTAAAAAAACCTGA
- a CDS encoding c-type cytochrome — MSDEQDKKIEGHSYDGIEEYDNNLPNWWLVTFYLTIIFSFVYWTKYYVFTDKDPQEIEYSQALEKHEQKLASLQKDVSDEDIIAMANDAAVIARAKEAYVTNCQVCHGANGEGGIGPNLTDAAWIHGYEPSKIIHTINQGVLEKGMTAWKGVLSESTIHELAAYVISLEGSNPDNAKEPQGDIIKG, encoded by the coding sequence ATGAGTGATGAACAAGATAAAAAGATAGAAGGTCACAGTTATGATGGGATTGAAGAGTATGACAACAATCTCCCCAACTGGTGGTTGGTAACATTTTATTTAACAATTATTTTTTCTTTTGTTTATTGGACAAAGTACTATGTGTTTACTGATAAAGACCCTCAAGAAATTGAGTACTCACAAGCTTTAGAAAAACACGAGCAAAAATTGGCAAGTCTTCAAAAAGATGTCAGTGATGAAGATATTATTGCTATGGCAAATGACGCAGCAGTTATCGCTCGTGCAAAAGAAGCTTATGTAACCAACTGTCAAGTTTGTCATGGTGCAAATGGAGAGGGAGGCATTGGCCCCAACTTAACGGATGCAGCTTGGATTCATGGCTATGAGCCCAGTAAAATTATTCATACCATTAACCAAGGTGTTCTTGAAAAAGGGATGACCGCATGGAAAGGTGTTTTATCAGAAAGTACCATTCATGAACTTGCTGCTTATGTTATCAGTTTAGAGGGAAGTAATCCTGATAATGCTAAAGAACCGCAAGGGGACATTATAAAAGGCTAG